A window of Sebastes umbrosus isolate fSebUmb1 chromosome 3, fSebUmb1.pri, whole genome shotgun sequence contains these coding sequences:
- the mettl14 gene encoding N6-adenosine-methyltransferase non-catalytic subunit yields MNSRLQEIRERQKLRRQLLAQQLGAESADSIGAVLNSKDELKEIEETRETCRASFDSSTVPSKRKAQTEGEDTEEDVEEQKDEPEVPQPDESNPYEEVYKDSSTFLKGTQSLNPHNDYCQHFVDTGHRPQNFIRDVGLADRFEEYPKLRELIRLKDELISTTNTPPMYLQADPERFDLQDLKCKFDVILLEPPLEEYYRESGISHTERFWTWDDIMKLEIEEISAPRSFVFLWCGSGEGLDLGRMCLRKWGFRRCEDICWIKTNKNNPGKTKALDPKAVFQRTKEHCLMGIKGTVRRSTDGDFIHANVDIDLIITEEPEMGNVEKPVEIFHIIEHFCLGRRRLHLFGRDSTIRPGWLTVGPTLTNSNFNNEAYNSHFINTPLSGCTEDIERLRPKSPPAKLKSERGGGAPRGGRGGPNSGRGGDRGRDRNRPFRGDRGGFRGRGGPHRGFPPR; encoded by the exons ATGAACAGTCGACTGCAAGAAATCCGCGAGCGACAAAAACTCAGGCGGCAACTTTTAGCTCAACAG TTGGGAGCTGAAAGCGCAGACAGTATCGGAGCTGTCCTAAACAGTAAAGATGAACTAAAGGAGATAGAGGAGACACGAGAAACATGCAG gGCTTCATTTGACAGTTCAACCGTACCTTCCAAAAGGAAGGCACAGACGGAgggagaggacacagaggaagatgTGGAAGAACAAAAG GATGAGCCGGAGGTGCCGCAGCCGGATGAAAGCAACCCATATGAGGAAGTGTACAAGGACTCAAGTACTTTCCTTAAG GGTACCCAGAGTTTGAACCCTCACAATGACTACTGTCAGCACTTTGTCGACACAGGGCACCGGCCGCAAAACTTCATCAGAGATGTTG GCTTGGCTGACCGCTTTGAAGAATACCCTAAGCTTCGGGAGCTGATCAGACTGAAGGACGAACTCATCTCCACCACCAACACCCCTCCCAT gtaCCTCCAGGCTGATCCAGAGCGCTTTGACCTGCAGGATCTGAAGTGCAAGTTTGATGTCATTCTGCTCGAGCCTCCCTTAGAGGAATACTACAGAGAATCAGGCATCAGCCACACTGAACGTTTCTGGACCTGGGAtgat ATCATGAAACTGGAAATTGAGGAGATATCTGCTCCACGTTCCTTTGTCTTTCTGTGGTGTGGATCTGGTGAAGGCCTGGACTTGGGCAGAATG TGTTTGAGGAAGTGGGGTTTTAGGCGGTGTGAGGATATCTGTTGGATCAAGACCAACAAGAATAACCCAGGCAAGACCAAGGCACTGGACCCAAAAGCAGTATTCCAGAGGACCAAG GAACACTGCCTAATGGGAATCAAAGGCACAGTGCGTAGGAGTACCGACGGCGACTTCATCCACGCTAACGTCGACATTGACTTGATCATCACTGAGGAGCCTGAGATGGGAAATGTAGAGAAGCCCGTGGAGATCTTCCACATAATTGAGCATTTCTGTTTGGGCCGCAGGAGGTTGCACCTGTTTGGACGAGACTCAACCATCAGACCAG GCTGGCTGACCGTTGGTCCTACTTTGACAAACAGTAACTTTAACAACGAGGCCTACAACTCGCATTTTATCAACACCCCCCTATCAGGCTGCACCGAGGACATAGAGAGGCTGCGGCCGAAATCTCCCCCTGCTAAGCTGAAGTCGGAGCGTGGTGGCGGAGCACCCAGGGGGGGGCGTGGTGGACCAAATTCAGGAAGAGGCGGAGACAGAGGCCGTGATAGAAACCGTCCATTCCGTGGGGACAGGGGAGGGTTCAGGGGCCGAGGAGGACCACATAGGGGCTTTCCACCTCGCTAG